A genomic region of Populus nigra chromosome 11, ddPopNigr1.1, whole genome shotgun sequence contains the following coding sequences:
- the LOC133668688 gene encoding putative MO25-like protein At5g47540 yields the protein MGFSHIFLKNKTKTTPVEIVRETRRLLLCISSDHGLKQEEKKKKADLKQEEKAAAALAKNIRALKSIAYGNDESSAVSRACAQLTEEFFRENTLPLLIACLPKLTLEAQRDATQVVANLLRHKVQSRLIASEYLEKNTDVLDLLVAGCGNMDMAIQYGEMLRACLRHQSAARYVLESPTHLKKFFDYIQLRYFDIASNAALTLKELLTRHKYSLVPEFLSKNYEWFFADFNSKLLESSDYFTRIQATKLLGHMLLDHSNSVVMARYVSSRNNLRIVMNLLRDSSKCIRIEAFHVFKLFAANQNRPSDIITVLVANRCKLLRFLADFKTDKEDECFEADKAQVMKEIVALDPRDQSYE from the coding sequence ATGGGATTTTCTCatatatttctcaagaacaaaACTAAGACTACTCCtgtcgaaatagtacgagaaaCTCGGAGGCTCTTGCTGTGTATCAGTTCTGATCATGGTttaaaacaagaagagaagaagaagaaggcagatttaaaacaagaagagaaggcGGCGGCAGCGCTGGCTAAGAATATCAGGGCTTTGAAGTCAATTGCTTATGGCAATGATGAGTCTTCTGCAGTCTCAAGAGCCTGTGCACAATTGACAGAGGAGTTCTTCAGAGAGAACACACTTCCTCTCCTCATCGCCTGTCTTCCGAAATTGACCTTGGAGGCCCAGAGAGATGCCACTCAAGTTGTTGCAAATCTACTACGGCATAAAGTTCAGTCCCGGTTGATTGCATCAGAATACCTGGAGAAAAATACTGATGTTCTTGATCTTTTGGTAGCAGGTTGTGGAAACATGGACATGGCTATCCAATACGGTGAAATGCTAAGGGCGTGTCTGCGTCACCAGAGCGCTGCGAGATATGTTCTTGAATCACCAACACATCTGAAGAAGTTTTTTGATTATATACAGCTTCGGTATTTCGACATTGCCTCAAATGCCGCCTTAACGCTCAAAGAACTATTGACAAGGCATAAATATTCTCTAGTTCCTGAATTTCTTTCTAAGAACTATGAATGGTTCTTCGCGGATTTTAATTCGAAGCTGCTGGAATCCTCTGATTATTTTACAAGAATACAAGCTACCAAGCTGCTCGGACACAtgctgttggatcactctaattCAGTTGTGATGGCACGATACGTGAGCTCGAGGAACAATCTGAGGATTGTTATGAATCTCCTCAGGGATTCAAGTAAGTGCATCCGGATAGAGGCATTTCATGTTTTCAAGCTCTTTGCTGCAAATCAAAATAGGCCTTCCGACATCATCACCGTGCTTGTGGCAAACAGGTGCAAGCTTCTTCGTTTCCTTGCTGATTTCAAGACAGATAAAGAGGATGAATGTTTCGAGGCAGACAAGGCTCAAGTCATGAAAGAAATAGTTGCCCTTGATCCTAGAGATCAGAGCTATGAGTGA
- the LOC133706299 gene encoding ATP phosphoribosyltransferase 2, chloroplastic-like isoform X1, translating to MSLSRLQQPCYLQQCPSLLSPSIPLPCSFSFRVSPYSQRQRRLHFDGHTSSSAACCSLSQQQQSQILSSVTNGSTVSDRKEIRLGLPSKGRMAADTLDLLKDCQLSVKHVNPRQYVAEIPQLTNLEVWFQRPKDIVRKLLSGDLDLGIVGFDTFSEFGLGNEDLIIVHDALGYGECRLSIAIPKYGIFENINSLRELAQMPQWTAEKPLRVATGFSHLGPKFMKDNGFTHVTFSTADGALEAAPAMGIADAILDLVSSGTTLKENNLKEIEGGVVLESQAVLVATRKSLIQGEDVRSITKEILERFEAHLRAGGQFTVTANMRGRSTEEVAARVLSQPSLSGLQGPTVSPVFCKRDGEVVSDFYAIVICVPKKALYESVQQLREIGGSGVLISPLTYIFEEVTPRWQELLLKLEL from the exons ATGTCTTTGTCTAGACTCCAGCAGCCTTGTTATTTGCAACAATGCCCCTCCCTTCTCTCCCCCTCCATCCCTCTTCcttgttccttctcttttcGCGTCTCCCCCTATTCTCAGAGACAAAGACGGCTCCATTTCGACGGCCACACTAGTAGTTCTGCTGCTTGTTGTAGCTTGTCTCAGCAGCAGCAATCTCAAATCTTATCGTCGGTTACTAATGGAAGTACGGTCTCTGACCGGAAAGAGATTCGTTTAGGTTTGCCTAGCAAAGGACGCATGGCTGCTGACACTCTTGATCTTCTCAAG GATTGTCAACTATCTGTGAAGCATGTGAATCCTCGACAATACGTTGCAGAAATTCCTCAG CTTACCAACTTGGAAGTTTGGTTCCAAAGACCCAAAGACATTGTACGAAAGTTGCTATCAGGAGATTTGGACCTTGGAATTGTGGGTTTTGATACTTTCAGCGAATTCGGACTG GGAAATGAAGATCTTATCATTGTTCATGATGCTCTTGGATATGGGGAATGCCGTTTATCCATTGCA ATTCCCAAATATgggatttttgaaaatataaattcactAAGGGAACTAGCACAAATGCCTCAGTGGACAGCTGAAAAACCTCTTCGTGTTGCTACCGGCTTCAGTCAT CTGGGTCCTAAATTTATGAAGGATAATGGATTCACGCATGTGACATTTTCAACTGCTGACGGAGCATTGGAAGCTGCTCCTGCG ATGGGGATAGCTGATGCTATTTTGGACCTTGTGAGCAGTGGAACAACTCTGAAAGAGAAcaacttgaaagaaatagaaggTGGGGTTGTGTTGGAGAGCCAG GCTGTTCTTGTTGCTACGAGAAAATCATTGATCCAAGGGGAAGATGTGAGGAGCATAACGAAAGAGATTCTTGAAAGGTTTGAGGCGCATTTGAGGGCAGGTGGTCAGTTCACG GTGACTGCAAACATGAGAGGAAGGAGCACAGAAGAAGTGGCTGCTCGAGTACTGAGCCAACCATCTTTGTCTGGGTTGCAG GGACCTACTGTAAGTCCAGTTTTCTGCAAACGTGATGGAGAGGTTGTGTCAGATTTCTATGCCATAGTCATATGTGTTCCCAAAAAGGCATTATATGAGTCCGTACAGCAACTTAGAGAG ATTGGAGGCAGTGGAGTTTTAATTTCTCCTTTAACATACATTTTCGAGGAAGTGACACCAAGATGGCAGGAGCTTCTTTTAAAACTGGAGTTATAA
- the LOC133706299 gene encoding ATP phosphoribosyltransferase 2, chloroplastic-like isoform X2: MSLSRLQQPCYLQQCPSLLSPSIPLPCSFSFRVSPYSQRQRRLHFDGHTSSSAACCSLSQQQQSQILSSVTNGSTVSDRKEIRLGLPSKGRMAADTLDLLKDCQLSVKHVNPRQYVAEIPQLTNLEVWFQRPKDIVRKLLSGDLDLGIVGFDTFSEFGLGNEDLIIVHDALGYGECRLSIAIPKYGIFENINSLRELAQMPQWTAEKPLRVATGFSHLGPKFMKDNGFTHVTFSTADGALEAAPAMGIADAILDLVSSGTTLKENNLKEIEGGVVLESQAVLVATRKSLIQGEDVRSITKEILERFEAHLRAGGQFTVTANMRGRSTEEVAARVLSQPSLSGLQGLVLHPI; this comes from the exons ATGTCTTTGTCTAGACTCCAGCAGCCTTGTTATTTGCAACAATGCCCCTCCCTTCTCTCCCCCTCCATCCCTCTTCcttgttccttctcttttcGCGTCTCCCCCTATTCTCAGAGACAAAGACGGCTCCATTTCGACGGCCACACTAGTAGTTCTGCTGCTTGTTGTAGCTTGTCTCAGCAGCAGCAATCTCAAATCTTATCGTCGGTTACTAATGGAAGTACGGTCTCTGACCGGAAAGAGATTCGTTTAGGTTTGCCTAGCAAAGGACGCATGGCTGCTGACACTCTTGATCTTCTCAAG GATTGTCAACTATCTGTGAAGCATGTGAATCCTCGACAATACGTTGCAGAAATTCCTCAG CTTACCAACTTGGAAGTTTGGTTCCAAAGACCCAAAGACATTGTACGAAAGTTGCTATCAGGAGATTTGGACCTTGGAATTGTGGGTTTTGATACTTTCAGCGAATTCGGACTG GGAAATGAAGATCTTATCATTGTTCATGATGCTCTTGGATATGGGGAATGCCGTTTATCCATTGCA ATTCCCAAATATgggatttttgaaaatataaattcactAAGGGAACTAGCACAAATGCCTCAGTGGACAGCTGAAAAACCTCTTCGTGTTGCTACCGGCTTCAGTCAT CTGGGTCCTAAATTTATGAAGGATAATGGATTCACGCATGTGACATTTTCAACTGCTGACGGAGCATTGGAAGCTGCTCCTGCG ATGGGGATAGCTGATGCTATTTTGGACCTTGTGAGCAGTGGAACAACTCTGAAAGAGAAcaacttgaaagaaatagaaggTGGGGTTGTGTTGGAGAGCCAG GCTGTTCTTGTTGCTACGAGAAAATCATTGATCCAAGGGGAAGATGTGAGGAGCATAACGAAAGAGATTCTTGAAAGGTTTGAGGCGCATTTGAGGGCAGGTGGTCAGTTCACG GTGACTGCAAACATGAGAGGAAGGAGCACAGAAGAAGTGGCTGCTCGAGTACTGAGCCAACCATCTTTGTCTGGGTTGCAG GGGTTGGTCCTGCACCCCATCTAA
- the LOC133668796 gene encoding superoxide dismutase [Mn], mitochondrial-like: MALRSLVCRKSLGPASSSSFKLHFRGLQTFSLPDLPYDYGALEPAISGEIMQLHHQKHHQTYVTNYNKAVEQLHHAMEKGDSSAVVKLQSAIKFNGGGHVNHSIFWKNLSPVSERGGESPHGNLGWAIDEHFGSLDALIQKMSTEGAALQGSGWVWFGLDKESKKLVVETTANQDPLVTKGPLVPLLGIDVWEHAYYLQYKNARPDYLKNIWKVMNWKYAGEVYDREHS; this comes from the exons ATGGCTCTCCGCTCTCTCGTTTGTCGGAAATCCCTAGGCCCAGCCTCCTCCTCAAGCTTCAAGCTTCATTTCCGTGGATTGCAGACCTTCTCATTGCCCGATCTTCCCTACGATTATGGAGCTTTGGAGCCTGCAATTAGCGGGGAGATTATGCAGCTCCATCACCAGAAACACCACCAGACTTACGTCACCAACTACAATAAGGCGGTCGAACAACTTCATCATGCCATGGAAAAGGGAGATTCTTCTGCCGTTGTCAAATTGCAGAGCGCTATCAAATTCAACGGCGGAG GTCATGTCAACCATTCAATATTCTGGAAGAATCTCTCTCCTGTCTCT GAAAGAGGTGGCGAATCACCACATGGTAACCTGGGCTGGGCTATTGATGAACATTTTGGTTCTTTGGATGCATTGATTCAAAAAATGAGCACAGAGGGTGCTGCTCTACAGGGCTCTGGATGGGTG TGGTTTGGCCTGGACAAAGAATCAAAGAAGCTTGTGGTTGAGACGACAGCAAATCAA GATCCATTGGTAACTAAAGGACCCTTAGTTCCATTACTTGGAATTGATGTCTGGGAGCATGCATACTACTTACAG TACAAGAATGCCAGACCTGATTATCTAAAGAACATATGGAAGGTAATGAATTGGAAGTATGCTGGTGAAGTTTATGATAGAGAACATTCTTAA